A stretch of the Bdellovibrio sp. 22V genome encodes the following:
- a CDS encoding MFS transporter, with product MNEQSPSSSAPVLSKNLVFLLGFAVAVLASNLYYAQPLIALIRESIGLSASSSGLIVTLTQVGYGLGVLLLVPLGDLFENRKLILTMIGVAFVGVVGLGFVSDIIPYFLAALVTGLGASCVQIIVPYSAHLTPENIRGRVVGNLMSGLMLGIMLSRPAASILADLFSWHAIFYLSGLLLVILAIALYKMLPAREPAPLNTPYPRLLASMGHLFVRTPVLRRRAIYQACMFGAFSLFWTTAPLYLAGPDFQLSQTAIAFFALAGVAGAISAPFAGRLADKGFSRSATAVAMISASLSFLITHLFAPGSLLSLAILVFAAILLDAGITANLVLGQRAIFSLRAKYRSRLNGLYVATIFVGGALGSFSGAWAYAKGGWVLTSWVGFLFPLVAFIYFGTEWLTGFQRKKSRKATA from the coding sequence ATGAACGAACAGTCTCCTTCTTCTTCTGCGCCGGTTCTCTCTAAAAATCTTGTTTTTCTTCTTGGCTTTGCCGTCGCGGTTCTGGCCTCGAATCTTTATTATGCTCAGCCCTTGATCGCTTTGATTCGTGAGAGTATCGGCCTTAGTGCCTCGTCTTCGGGTTTGATCGTCACGTTGACTCAAGTGGGTTACGGACTTGGTGTCTTGCTTCTTGTTCCGCTCGGGGACCTTTTTGAAAATCGTAAACTGATTCTTACAATGATTGGCGTCGCCTTTGTCGGCGTCGTCGGACTCGGCTTTGTGAGTGACATCATTCCGTATTTTTTAGCGGCGCTGGTCACGGGACTTGGCGCTTCGTGTGTGCAAATCATTGTCCCTTACAGTGCACACCTGACTCCGGAAAATATTCGTGGTCGCGTTGTCGGCAATCTGATGAGCGGTCTTATGCTTGGAATTATGTTGTCACGTCCTGCTGCCAGCATTCTTGCGGATTTGTTTTCGTGGCACGCGATTTTTTATTTGTCGGGTTTGCTTCTTGTGATTTTGGCCATTGCTCTTTACAAAATGCTTCCGGCGCGAGAGCCCGCTCCGCTCAATACACCTTACCCGCGCTTGTTGGCGTCAATGGGTCATCTCTTTGTGCGTACGCCGGTCTTAAGAAGAAGAGCGATTTATCAAGCGTGCATGTTTGGCGCATTTAGCTTGTTTTGGACGACAGCTCCGCTTTATTTGGCGGGACCTGATTTTCAATTAAGTCAGACGGCGATCGCCTTTTTCGCTCTTGCAGGTGTGGCGGGGGCGATCTCGGCTCCGTTCGCAGGCAGATTAGCGGATAAAGGATTTAGCAGATCTGCGACGGCTGTTGCGATGATCTCGGCGTCCCTTTCCTTTTTAATCACACATCTTTTTGCGCCGGGTTCTTTGCTTTCTTTGGCTATTCTGGTATTTGCGGCGATTCTGCTTGATGCGGGTATCACAGCCAATTTGGTTCTTGGTCAAAGAGCTATTTTCTCTTTACGCGCGAAGTATCGAAGCCGTCTGAATGGACTTTATGTCGCGACGATTTTCGTCGGCGGAGCCTTGGGATCTTTCTCAGGAGCTTGGGCTTATGCTAAGGGAGGATGGGTTTTAACCTCGTGGGTGGGCTTCCTCTTTCCTCTGGTCGCTTTCATTTATTTTGGCACCGAATGGTTGACGGGCTTTCAGCGAAAGAAATCCCGAAAAGCCACCGCTTAG
- a CDS encoding HEAT repeat domain-containing protein, with amino-acid sequence MKFNALRYLMLPWFLFFCLIITAMVLDGTVIHFLPFVHDYYLWMIGTGAFVCLYMNFRTLTKAGIWIAHSLPATLRTNPWWWFLQAGIAIGIAYTVYGVGKLDWAPVIWQAAVIPFFALLCLFFAIRGVMGPILVWCSRVAFSRVSAFVLSWPIFLIVPITAIFVGRTVATAYRESRPDFVFSQDAASENNEATATAKSERPNEESIPAVHPTALELQAAVQTGTSCNDKNKLIQRTLTAQGDADTVFWAIKAVGCAEIKSIVGLPKLADIMLKHPHAVVRAEAIQQMMKFGVSNVKQIGYLLVKRISAAEPLPVIEASSLVMLKLGEDEKAWVSKRLTTLLDTPKTSALASELLVSELQREDLVTKFVSENLSANDEHRDLAVRMICSLPKKARELSEEQITNVLQAIKTGEAEDPAVKALSCLGSTGLIALQKEILTPQVTSKEVAARAFAETTWSDEKVALQTAAACVHDKTPSVRDWCSQALGKAGAPAIPDILKLLKSDDQEMKDAATRALSYLQDPEAKDALMKERAMNSGWMANKKNLELARAIDQALVNMN; translated from the coding sequence ATGAAATTCAATGCCCTTCGCTATTTGATGCTTCCTTGGTTTCTATTTTTCTGTCTTATTATAACGGCCATGGTGTTGGATGGAACCGTTATTCACTTTCTTCCCTTCGTCCATGACTATTATTTATGGATGATCGGCACCGGCGCATTTGTTTGTCTTTATATGAACTTCCGCACGCTGACCAAGGCGGGCATTTGGATCGCTCACTCCCTTCCCGCCACTCTGCGCACGAATCCTTGGTGGTGGTTTCTCCAAGCAGGGATCGCGATCGGCATTGCTTATACTGTCTATGGTGTCGGTAAGCTAGATTGGGCTCCGGTGATTTGGCAGGCGGCGGTCATTCCTTTTTTTGCATTGCTCTGTTTGTTCTTTGCCATCCGCGGAGTCATGGGCCCTATTCTTGTATGGTGTTCACGCGTGGCCTTCAGCCGGGTTTCAGCGTTTGTTCTAAGCTGGCCGATTTTCTTGATTGTGCCTATCACAGCGATTTTTGTCGGACGTACGGTGGCGACGGCATATCGCGAAAGCCGACCTGATTTTGTCTTTTCCCAAGATGCGGCGTCAGAAAATAACGAAGCCACTGCGACCGCGAAATCCGAGCGTCCTAACGAAGAATCCATTCCTGCTGTGCACCCGACCGCTCTGGAATTGCAAGCGGCAGTTCAGACAGGCACGTCGTGCAACGACAAGAACAAACTGATTCAAAGAACACTGACGGCGCAAGGAGACGCTGACACGGTCTTCTGGGCTATCAAAGCCGTGGGATGCGCGGAAATTAAATCGATCGTCGGCTTGCCTAAGCTTGCTGACATTATGCTGAAACACCCCCATGCCGTTGTTCGCGCAGAAGCGATTCAGCAAATGATGAAATTCGGTGTCAGCAACGTAAAACAAATTGGTTATCTTTTAGTGAAACGCATCAGCGCGGCCGAGCCTTTGCCTGTGATTGAGGCATCCTCGTTAGTGATGCTGAAGCTTGGTGAAGACGAAAAGGCCTGGGTCAGCAAACGCCTTACGACTTTACTGGATACGCCTAAGACCAGCGCTTTGGCTTCCGAGCTTCTTGTGTCTGAACTTCAGCGCGAAGACCTTGTCACCAAGTTCGTAAGCGAAAATCTTTCCGCCAATGATGAACATCGTGACCTTGCCGTGCGCATGATTTGTTCGCTTCCGAAAAAAGCGCGCGAACTTAGCGAGGAACAAATCACAAATGTGCTGCAAGCGATTAAAACCGGCGAAGCGGAAGACCCCGCTGTCAAAGCCCTTTCTTGTCTGGGCTCAACTGGCCTGATTGCTTTGCAAAAAGAAATACTGACTCCGCAAGTGACGTCCAAAGAAGTCGCAGCCCGCGCTTTTGCCGAAACCACATGGAGTGACGAAAAAGTCGCACTGCAAACCGCAGCGGCTTGTGTGCATGATAAAACGCCTTCCGTTCGCGACTGGTGCAGTCAAGCGCTGGGCAAAGCCGGGGCGCCCGCGATACCCGATATTCTCAAGTTGTTGAAATCAGATGATCAAGAGATGAAAGACGCTGCAACGCGCGCCCTCAGTTATCTGCAAGATCCCGAAGCCAAAGACGCTTTAATGAAGGAGCGTGCGATGAATTCAGGCTGGATGGCCAATAAAAAGAATTTGGAATTGGCGCGCGCGATCGACCAGGCACTCGTAAATATGAACTAA
- a CDS encoding pseudouridine synthase, producing MNILFEDEHFFAIDKPAGFFVHPPELSPYPVPKEKICLYLLKKMMKQDVFPVHRLDAPTSGVLLWAKSRNATRELSRLFMERQMHKTYQAVVRGFTDNTGSIDIPLEVEGEMEPVAAKTEYKTLQTLELPFAVGKKYPTSRYSLVEVHPVTGRWHQIRRHFDRIAHPLLGDIEHGDSHHNRFFRDHLDIKGLCLKATSVEMQHPWTGEVLKIEAPSCEKWEKIHALFTGKIEPA from the coding sequence ATGAACATCCTTTTTGAAGACGAACATTTCTTTGCCATCGACAAGCCCGCGGGTTTCTTTGTGCACCCTCCAGAGCTTTCTCCCTATCCCGTGCCGAAGGAAAAGATCTGTCTTTATCTTCTAAAAAAAATGATGAAACAGGATGTGTTCCCCGTGCATCGCTTGGACGCCCCGACAAGCGGGGTTTTGCTTTGGGCGAAATCACGAAACGCCACACGTGAACTGAGCCGCCTGTTTATGGAAAGACAGATGCACAAAACATATCAGGCTGTGGTGCGCGGGTTTACCGATAACACGGGCTCCATCGACATTCCTCTGGAAGTGGAAGGCGAAATGGAACCCGTTGCAGCGAAGACGGAGTATAAAACTTTGCAGACTCTTGAGCTTCCTTTCGCAGTCGGGAAAAAGTATCCGACCTCGCGCTACTCTTTGGTGGAAGTCCATCCTGTTACGGGCCGCTGGCATCAGATTCGACGTCACTTTGATCGTATCGCCCACCCGTTGCTTGGGGATATCGAGCACGGCGACTCTCATCACAACCGTTTTTTTCGTGATCATTTAGATATCAAGGGTCTTTGCCTGAAAGCGACTTCTGTGGAGATGCAACACCCGTGGACCGGCGAAGTTTTAAAAATCGAAGCTCCGTCCTGTGAGAAATGGGAGAAAATCCACGCGCTCTTCACTGGTAAAATCGAGCCCGCATAG
- a CDS encoding TolC family protein — MSNRILFSVLCVFLLSSNSSPAATLQEAYQSALQKNEIVGLQNSQVTQIREQVKQVRGGLYPQINANATYLIQPQPSDPIARQFFPDRQTTIALTANQVLFRGLREFAGVRQAKDLEQSAEEKRNQALVLLYQDVTTAYLNVLTLEQDLKNVEVQIKIYDERVKELRGRVRRGESNSTEILTAQSSEAALKAEEQVLRGNLKMARETFGFVTGLPTNEPLVDPDLASKKNLAPLESYLKSAENRYDIKSAVKLFEAMEEEVKIAKGAHWPSLDLTGNYYFKRPEGFSEDLNWDLQFRLVLPLFEGGSTQAKVREAAAKRMEADLTLARLRRQAEQEIRAYHENYQARISQVEALQKAESLSEKNYQVLQRDYRRGLARNIDVQIALTDFRIASRALDQARYAAQLDLVRLQIASAEIIAPQVKED; from the coding sequence ATGTCAAATAGGATTCTATTTTCCGTTTTGTGTGTGTTCCTTCTTTCCTCCAACTCCTCTCCAGCAGCGACTTTGCAGGAAGCTTATCAATCAGCTTTGCAAAAAAATGAGATTGTCGGTTTGCAGAATTCTCAGGTTACGCAGATCCGCGAGCAGGTGAAACAAGTGCGCGGCGGTTTGTATCCTCAGATCAACGCCAATGCGACATACTTGATTCAACCGCAGCCGTCCGATCCGATTGCGCGGCAATTCTTTCCAGACAGGCAGACGACCATCGCGCTGACAGCTAATCAGGTTTTATTCCGTGGCTTGCGAGAGTTTGCGGGTGTTCGCCAAGCGAAAGATCTTGAGCAATCGGCAGAGGAAAAACGCAACCAAGCCTTGGTCCTTCTTTATCAGGATGTCACAACGGCTTATCTGAATGTTCTGACTCTGGAGCAGGATCTTAAAAACGTGGAAGTGCAGATCAAAATTTACGACGAGCGCGTGAAAGAGCTGCGCGGTCGCGTCCGTCGCGGAGAATCCAATTCGACAGAAATTCTGACAGCTCAATCCAGTGAAGCCGCTTTGAAAGCGGAAGAACAAGTCCTGCGCGGAAATCTGAAAATGGCGCGCGAGACTTTCGGTTTTGTCACGGGTCTTCCCACGAATGAACCGTTGGTTGATCCTGATCTAGCTTCCAAGAAAAACCTGGCTCCCTTAGAAAGTTACTTAAAGTCCGCGGAAAACCGCTACGATATCAAATCCGCGGTGAAACTTTTTGAGGCCATGGAAGAAGAAGTGAAAATCGCCAAAGGCGCACACTGGCCTTCTTTGGATCTTACGGGAAATTATTATTTCAAACGACCTGAAGGGTTTAGTGAAGATTTAAATTGGGATTTGCAGTTCCGTTTGGTTTTGCCGCTATTTGAAGGTGGTTCGACTCAAGCAAAGGTGCGGGAAGCCGCCGCTAAAAGAATGGAAGCCGATTTGACTTTGGCGCGTTTGCGTCGTCAGGCCGAGCAAGAGATCCGCGCTTATCATGAAAACTATCAAGCGCGGATCAGTCAGGTCGAAGCTTTACAAAAAGCGGAAAGCCTTTCCGAGAAAAACTATCAAGTCTTGCAACGTGATTATCGTCGCGGACTGGCACGCAATATCGACGTGCAAATCGCTTTAACGGATTTCCGTATTGCCAGCCGCGCTTTGGATCAAGCGCGCTATGCTGCGCAACTCGATCTTGTCCGTCTGCAAATTGCATCTGCGGAAATCATCGCTCCGCAAGTGAAGGAAGATTAA